In Zingiber officinale cultivar Zhangliang chromosome 1A, Zo_v1.1, whole genome shotgun sequence, the DNA window AACTCCCATTGCAATGATCCCTCCCTCAAATCCAATACTTTCTTCTGAAGGTATGACACTGGATGGGAGAAAGAGTTGGAAAGAAAAATCCTCTCTCGAGGCACACCAGAGAAATCCAGAATCTTTATCAATTGATGATCGTTCTTCTTGTACGGTTGACATAGCTTCTTCAGAGCTTGGAGAGGTGAAACTTTCATTTAGTTGTAGCTCCATGCAACCAGATTTCCGCATGCCTAGCTTGGAGTCTGTCTTGAAATGTGTTGAGGATAGATGCTTGAATTCATATAGGATCCTACACCCGGGCTTTTCTCTCATGAATCTCATGAAAGAAATGTGCTCATGTTTTATGGAGTTAGGCACTAAAACCACTGATGATAAGCATGAAAATCCTATCCAGACAGTTCCAGCTGTGGATTCCTCAAAGAATAATTCCGCTTCAGCAGTACCAAGTGATTCAAGTGTGATTCTAATGTCTGATCCTTCTAGTACAAAAAGTGGAGGCAGCAGTCAAGTTAGAAGAGTTCAGAAGTTGAAGGAACCTCAACTTCCAGTATGCGCACGTGACACATCACTTAGCTTGATGATGGTTCAGTCGCAGAATTCTTTTAGTGTAGCAACAGTTCGATATAATGCAGCTGACATTtctaaaggagaagaaaaagtaagAATATCGGTTATAAATGAAATCAGTGATGAGATCTACCCGCCACATTTTAACTACCTACCAAGAAACATTGTCTACCAAAATGCATACGTCAATGTTTCTCTTGCTCGAATTGGGGATGAAGATTGTTGTCCGGATTGTTATGATGATTGCTTGGCTGCACCACTACCTTGTGCCTGCGCGCGTGAGACTGGAGGAGAGTTTGCATATACATCAGATGGGCTGATCAGAAGAGAAATTCTTGatgaatacatctctatgcttaATGAACCAAACAAACACCATCATTATTTCTGTAAAGAATGCCCTATTGAAAGAATAAAGAATGCAATTTCACCTGAGCCATGTAAAGGACACTTAATGAGGAAGTTTGTCAAGGAATGCTGGAGCAAGTGTGGATGCAGCATGCATTGTGGAAATCGTTTGGTACAAAGAGGCATAACGTGCAATCTGCAGGTTAGTCGCAATTCCCAAGCAATATTTGCCGTTCATTCTTGAATTAACTTGCTATTCAAAAATTTCTTTTATACAATCAGGCCTTTTGTTTACCTTATTTAAACACTCAAGTTATCTGTTT includes these proteins:
- the LOC122023821 gene encoding histone-lysine N-methyltransferase SUVR4-like, with protein sequence MRNTNFSSNPIREMDRPFDSDSPVFETPIAMIPPSNPILSSEGMTLDGRKSWKEKSSLEAHQRNPESLSIDDRSSCTVDIASSELGEVKLSFSCSSMQPDFRMPSLESVLKCVEDRCLNSYRILHPGFSLMNLMKEMCSCFMELGTKTTDDKHENPIQTVPAVDSSKNNSASAVPSDSSVILMSDPSSTKSGGSSQVRRVQKLKEPQLPVCARDTSLSLMMVQSQNSFSVATVRYNAADISKGEEKVRISVINEISDEIYPPHFNYLPRNIVYQNAYVNVSLARIGDEDCCPDCYDDCLAAPLPCACARETGGEFAYTSDGLIRREILDEYISMLNEPNKHHHYFCKECPIERIKNAISPEPCKGHLMRKFVKECWSKCGCSMHCGNRLVQRGITCNLQVFLTSKEKGWGVRTLDKLPRGAFVCEYVGEILTNMELYDRTIMTTGNARHTYPVLLDADWGSEGVLKDEEALCLDATFYGNVARFINHRCFDANLIGIPVEIETPDHHYYHLAFFTRRKIEAYEELTWDYCIDFDDDSHPVKAFRCRCGSRFCRDTRSHRTKQKGPAY